From a single Kitasatospora sp. NBC_00458 genomic region:
- a CDS encoding WhiB family transcriptional regulator, whose product MDWRHRAVCREEDPELFFPIGNTGPALLQIEEAKAVCRRCPVMEQCLQWALETGQDAGVWGGMSEDERRAMKRRAARNRARTA is encoded by the coding sequence ATGGACTGGCGCCACCGCGCTGTCTGCCGCGAAGAGGACCCGGAGCTGTTCTTCCCGATCGGGAACACCGGTCCCGCTCTGCTGCAGATCGAGGAAGCCAAGGCCGTGTGCCGCCGCTGTCCGGTCATGGAGCAGTGCCTCCAGTGGGCTCTCGAAACCGGCCAGGACGCCGGCGTCTGGGGCGGTATGAGCGAGGACGAGCGCCGCGCGATGAAGCGCCGTGCCGCCCGCAACCGCGCCCGCACCGCCTGA
- a CDS encoding GNAT family N-acetyltransferase translates to MIRTARADDVPLIHTMIRELAEYEKAPDEAVATEEQLHEALFGAAPALFGLVAEDDTTGEPVGFAVWFLNFSTWRGTHGIYLEDLYVRPAARGGGHGKALLLELARIAVERGYSRMEWSVLDWNAPSIDFYESLGAVPMNGWTVYRLTGDALAGAGTR, encoded by the coding sequence ATGATCCGCACCGCCCGCGCCGACGACGTCCCGCTCATCCACACCATGATCCGCGAACTCGCGGAGTACGAGAAGGCCCCGGACGAGGCCGTGGCCACCGAGGAACAGCTGCACGAGGCGCTGTTCGGCGCCGCGCCGGCGCTGTTCGGCCTGGTCGCCGAGGACGACACCACCGGCGAGCCGGTCGGCTTCGCGGTCTGGTTCCTCAACTTCTCGACCTGGCGCGGCACCCACGGGATCTACCTGGAGGACCTCTACGTCCGCCCGGCGGCCCGCGGCGGCGGCCACGGCAAGGCGCTGCTCCTGGAGCTGGCGCGGATCGCCGTCGAGCGCGGCTACTCGCGGATGGAGTGGTCCGTCCTGGACTGGAACGCGCCGTCGATCGACTTCTACGAGTCGCTCGGCGCGGTGCCGATGAACGGCTGGACCGTCTACCGGCTCACCGGCGACGCGCTCGCCGGCGCCGGAACCCGCTGA
- a CDS encoding anti-sigma regulatory factor, translated as MSQIDGEPGVQDFVEVRLPAAGAYLSVLRTATAGLAARLDFTLDEIEDLRIAVDEACAILLQQAVPGSVLSCEFRLVGDSLKVIVSAPTTDGRAPERDTFAWTVLSALAGEVESSVAEDKTVSISLHKKRGGPAAH; from the coding sequence GTGTCCCAGATCGACGGCGAGCCCGGAGTGCAGGACTTCGTGGAGGTCCGACTGCCCGCGGCGGGTGCCTACCTCTCGGTCCTGCGAACAGCCACGGCGGGCCTGGCGGCCCGGCTGGACTTCACGCTGGACGAGATCGAGGACCTGCGCATCGCGGTCGACGAGGCCTGCGCCATCCTGCTCCAGCAGGCCGTTCCCGGATCGGTCCTGTCCTGCGAGTTCCGGCTGGTCGGCGACTCGCTGAAGGTGATCGTCTCGGCGCCCACCACCGACGGCCGGGCCCCCGAACGCGACACCTTCGCCTGGACCGTGCTCTCGGCGCTGGCCGGCGAGGTGGAGTCCTCGGTCGCCGAGGACAAGACCGTGTCGATCAGCCTGCACAAGAAGCGCGGCGGCCCCGCCGCCCACTAG
- a CDS encoding glycoside hydrolase family 3 protein produces the protein MSILVPTLPASDQLHRDALTVLQPGFVGTEPPEWLRRHLAAGLGSVALFDRNVADLDQLAALTGALRAENPDLLIAIDEESGDVTRLEAGSGSSWPGNLALGAIDDPALTRDVARELGRALAAAGVNYNWAPTADVNSNPRNPVIGVRSFGADPELCARHTAAWVEGLQSAGVAACSKHFPGHGDTAVDSHHGLPVIDVDLDVLRARDLIPFQAAIAAGTKAVMTAHIMIPALDPKLPATLSPAVLRDLLRAAPEDGGLGYQGLIVSDAIEMGAIADTFGMGEGTVLALAAGADAICVGGGLADEDTVLMLRDAIVAGVQSGKLAEERLADAAARVRALGSWGRIAGQAERPDADLAVGLRAARRALRVVRAPGREVLPVTERPFVASFSAEPNIAVGDVTPWGVAGMLADRFPGTRTREVGPEVAAPAELDAVVAEVLAGAEGRRLVLVVRDAHRHEWMSAALARLVAARPDAAVVEMGLPQSGPVGALHIATHGAARVCGLAAVEVLTGQPGAVG, from the coding sequence ATGAGCATCCTCGTTCCCACCCTCCCGGCCTCCGACCAGCTGCACCGCGACGCACTGACCGTCCTCCAGCCCGGCTTCGTCGGCACCGAGCCGCCGGAGTGGCTGCGCCGCCACCTGGCGGCCGGCCTGGGCTCGGTCGCGCTGTTCGACCGCAACGTGGCCGACCTCGACCAGCTCGCCGCCCTCACCGGCGCGCTGCGGGCCGAGAACCCCGACCTGCTGATCGCCATCGACGAGGAGTCCGGGGACGTCACGCGGCTGGAGGCGGGCTCCGGTTCGTCCTGGCCGGGCAACCTGGCGCTCGGCGCGATCGACGACCCGGCGCTGACCCGGGACGTCGCCCGCGAGCTGGGCCGGGCCCTGGCCGCGGCCGGCGTCAACTACAACTGGGCGCCCACCGCCGACGTCAACTCCAACCCGCGCAACCCGGTGATCGGCGTCCGCTCGTTCGGTGCCGACCCGGAGCTGTGCGCCCGGCACACCGCCGCCTGGGTGGAGGGCCTGCAGTCGGCCGGTGTCGCGGCCTGCTCCAAGCACTTCCCGGGGCACGGTGACACCGCCGTCGACTCGCACCACGGCCTGCCGGTCATCGACGTCGACCTGGACGTGCTGCGCGCCCGCGACCTGATCCCGTTCCAGGCCGCCATCGCCGCCGGGACCAAGGCCGTGATGACGGCCCACATCATGATCCCCGCGCTCGACCCGAAGCTGCCGGCGACGCTCAGCCCGGCCGTGCTGCGCGACCTGCTGCGCGCGGCCCCGGAGGACGGCGGCCTGGGCTACCAGGGCCTGATCGTCAGCGACGCGATCGAGATGGGCGCCATCGCCGACACCTTCGGGATGGGCGAGGGCACCGTGCTGGCCCTGGCGGCCGGCGCGGACGCGATCTGCGTGGGCGGCGGTCTCGCCGACGAGGACACCGTGCTGATGCTGCGTGACGCCATCGTGGCGGGCGTGCAGTCCGGCAAGCTCGCCGAGGAGCGGCTCGCGGACGCGGCCGCCCGGGTGCGGGCGCTCGGCAGCTGGGGCCGGATCGCGGGCCAGGCCGAGCGGCCGGACGCGGACCTGGCGGTCGGCCTGCGGGCGGCCCGCCGGGCGCTGCGGGTGGTCCGCGCACCGGGCCGGGAGGTCCTGCCGGTGACCGAGCGCCCCTTCGTGGCCTCGTTCTCGGCGGAGCCGAACATCGCGGTCGGCGACGTCACCCCGTGGGGCGTGGCGGGCATGCTGGCCGACCGCTTCCCCGGCACCCGGACCCGTGAGGTCGGCCCGGAGGTCGCCGCGCCGGCGGAGCTGGACGCGGTGGTGGCCGAGGTGCTGGCCGGCGCCGAGGGCCGCCGCCTGGTGCTGGTGGTCCGGGACGCCCACCGGCACGAGTGGATGTCGGCCGCGCTGGCCCGCCTGGTGGCGGCCCGGCCGGACGCCGCGGTGGTCGAGATGGGCCTGCCGCAGTCCGGACCGGTCGGTGCGCTGCACATCGCCACCCACGGTGCCGCCCGGGTCTGCGGCCTGGCGGCCGTGGAGGTGCTCACCGGGCAGCCGGGGGCAGTCGGCTGA
- a CDS encoding RNA polymerase sigma factor SigF: MSDLDRTGLATAGPAVPTQASVPGLAANDEAHPKDAQRMSQPTEPTPDPSPTPEPPTADLPDEAAEAADTAEQAAEALRAAVPTQAPHRSGAPDREAARALFVRLSVLPDGSPERVELRNQLVRMHIPLVEHLARRFRNRGEPLDDLTQVATIGLIKSVDRFDHERGVEFSTYATPTIVGEIKRHFRDKGWAVRVPRRLQELRLSLTTATSELSQRHGRSPTVHELAEHLGISEEDVLEGLESANAYSTLSLDVPDSDDESPAVADTLGATDEALEGVEYRESLKPLLAQLPPREQKILVLRFFRNMTQSQIAAEVGISQMHVSRLLARTLAQLREKLLVEE; encoded by the coding sequence GTGAGTGATCTGGACCGTACCGGCCTCGCGACGGCGGGCCCTGCCGTACCGACCCAGGCGAGCGTGCCCGGCCTCGCCGCCAACGACGAAGCGCACCCGAAGGACGCCCAGCGGATGAGCCAGCCGACCGAGCCGACGCCCGATCCGTCGCCCACGCCCGAGCCGCCCACCGCGGACCTCCCGGACGAGGCGGCCGAGGCGGCCGACACGGCCGAGCAGGCTGCCGAGGCGCTGCGCGCCGCGGTGCCCACCCAGGCCCCGCACCGCAGCGGCGCACCCGACCGCGAGGCGGCCCGGGCCCTGTTCGTCCGGCTGTCCGTGCTGCCCGACGGCTCCCCGGAGCGCGTCGAGCTGCGCAACCAGCTGGTGCGCATGCACATCCCGCTGGTCGAGCACCTCGCCCGGCGGTTCCGCAACCGGGGCGAGCCCCTGGACGATCTGACCCAGGTCGCCACCATCGGCCTGATCAAGTCGGTGGACCGCTTCGACCACGAGCGCGGGGTCGAGTTCTCCACCTACGCGACACCGACCATCGTCGGCGAGATCAAGCGGCACTTCCGCGACAAGGGCTGGGCGGTCCGGGTACCGCGCCGGCTCCAGGAACTGCGGCTCTCGCTGACCACGGCGACCAGCGAGCTCTCCCAGCGGCACGGCCGCTCCCCCACGGTGCACGAGCTGGCCGAGCACCTGGGGATCTCCGAGGAGGACGTGCTGGAGGGCCTGGAGTCCGCCAACGCGTACTCCACGCTCTCGCTGGACGTGCCGGACAGCGACGACGAGTCGCCGGCCGTCGCGGACACCCTGGGCGCCACCGACGAGGCGCTGGAGGGCGTCGAGTACCGCGAGTCGCTCAAGCCGCTGCTGGCCCAACTGCCGCCCCGCGAGCAGAAGATCCTGGTGCTGCGGTTCTTCCGGAACATGACGCAGTCGCAGATCGCCGCCGAGGTGGGCATCTCGCAGATGCACGTCTCACGGCTGCTCGCCCGGACCCTCGCCCAGCTGCGGGAGAAGCTGCTGGTCGAGGAGTAG
- a CDS encoding carbohydrate ABC transporter permease, which produces MASIETSAAGGGAKGTPKKSARPADARSYGSRFAPYLLLLPATVATVALLGWPLLKTILVSFQNLNARQLVQHLTEWNGFDNYTEQLTDPQFWAVAGRSVAFTALNVFLIMVGGSLIGLLLNRLGKKMRLLLSIGLLLAWAMPVVAATTVYTWLFDTRFGVVNWLLDTLGWHSMATYNWTGSQYSTFFVILLLLVWGSIPFVAFNMYAALTTIPKELYEAARMDGAGAVKLFTAVMFPSLKPFFLATTFLEVIWIFKAFTQIYAIKAGGPDGLTRTLPIHAFLEGSGRQHYGTGSAIAVLTILMLGVLMAYYFRIILKQEDEL; this is translated from the coding sequence GTGGCCAGTATCGAGACGAGCGCCGCCGGCGGCGGCGCCAAGGGCACCCCGAAGAAGAGCGCCAGACCGGCGGACGCCCGGAGCTACGGCTCCCGGTTCGCGCCGTACCTGCTGCTCCTGCCCGCCACCGTGGCGACCGTGGCCCTCCTGGGCTGGCCGCTGCTGAAGACCATCCTGGTCTCGTTCCAGAACCTGAACGCGCGCCAGCTCGTCCAGCATCTGACCGAGTGGAACGGCTTCGACAACTACACCGAGCAGCTGACCGACCCGCAGTTCTGGGCGGTCGCCGGCCGGAGCGTCGCCTTCACCGCGCTCAACGTCTTCCTGATCATGGTGGGCGGCTCGCTGATAGGCCTGCTGCTCAACCGGCTCGGCAAGAAGATGCGGCTGCTGCTGTCGATCGGCCTGCTGCTGGCCTGGGCCATGCCGGTGGTCGCTGCGACCACCGTCTACACCTGGCTGTTCGACACCCGGTTCGGTGTCGTCAACTGGCTGCTGGACACCCTGGGCTGGCACTCGATGGCCACCTACAACTGGACCGGCAGCCAGTACTCGACGTTCTTCGTGATCCTCCTGCTGCTGGTCTGGGGCTCGATCCCGTTCGTGGCGTTCAACATGTACGCGGCGCTGACCACCATCCCGAAGGAGCTCTACGAGGCCGCCCGGATGGACGGTGCCGGAGCGGTCAAGCTCTTCACCGCGGTGATGTTCCCCAGCCTCAAGCCGTTCTTCCTGGCCACGACCTTCCTTGAGGTCATCTGGATCTTCAAGGCCTTCACCCAGATCTACGCGATCAAGGCCGGCGGTCCCGACGGGCTCACCCGGACCCTGCCGATCCACGCGTTCCTGGAGGGCTCGGGCCGCCAGCACTACGGCACCGGTTCCGCGATCGCGGTGCTCACGATCCTGATGCTGGGCGTGCTGATGGCCTACTACTTCCGCATCATTCTCAAGCAGGAGGACGAGCTGTGA
- a CDS encoding carbohydrate ABC transporter permease: protein MRRSLIGRTWPNVIAVVLFVFFVFPVYWMIVTAFKPEKDIISKTPVFLPLEATFDHFKTAVNAPNFWTYTANSFIVTILAVVLSLVIATLASFAIARMKFRGRKAFVLVVMAAQMAPWEVMTIAVYLISRDNDMLNSLVPLTAFYMMMVLPFTIFTLRGFIAAVPKELEESAMVDGCTRTQAFIKVIFPLLAPGLMSTSLFGFITAWNEFPLVLIINKTEGQTLPVWLSSFQTNFGTDWGATMAASTLFALPVLILFVFLQRKAVGGLTDGAVKG from the coding sequence GTGAGGCGCTCGCTCATCGGACGCACCTGGCCGAACGTCATCGCCGTCGTCCTCTTCGTCTTCTTCGTGTTCCCCGTCTACTGGATGATCGTCACGGCCTTCAAGCCGGAGAAGGACATCATCAGCAAGACGCCGGTCTTCCTGCCGCTGGAAGCGACCTTCGACCACTTCAAGACCGCCGTCAACGCGCCCAATTTCTGGACGTACACGGCCAACAGCTTCATCGTCACCATCCTCGCGGTGGTGCTCTCGCTGGTGATCGCCACCCTGGCGTCCTTCGCCATCGCCCGGATGAAGTTCCGCGGACGCAAGGCCTTCGTGCTGGTCGTCATGGCGGCCCAGATGGCGCCCTGGGAGGTCATGACCATCGCGGTCTACCTGATCTCCCGCGACAACGACATGCTGAACAGCCTCGTCCCGCTCACCGCCTTCTACATGATGATGGTGCTGCCCTTCACCATCTTCACGCTCCGCGGCTTCATCGCCGCGGTGCCGAAGGAGCTGGAGGAGTCGGCGATGGTGGACGGCTGCACCCGCACCCAGGCGTTCATCAAGGTGATCTTCCCGCTGCTGGCGCCGGGCCTGATGTCGACCTCGCTGTTCGGCTTCATCACGGCCTGGAACGAGTTCCCCCTCGTCCTGATCATCAACAAGACCGAGGGCCAGACCCTGCCGGTGTGGCTGTCCTCCTTCCAGACCAACTTCGGCACCGACTGGGGCGCCACCATGGCCGCCTCGACGCTGTTCGCCCTGCCGGTGCTGATCCTGTTCGTCTTCCTGCAGCGCAAGGCGGTCGGTGGCCTCACCGACGGCGCCGTGAAGGGCTGA
- a CDS encoding extracellular solute-binding protein — protein sequence MATAGIMALAVGLTACSSGGSASSDAKNASTDPKAATGTVTVWLMDDAQKSWPDLVQRVNDDFAAKYPNVTLKLAYQGWADKVTKLDKALADGSAPDVVELGNTETMKYVLSGALAPVERNTFDNADSWIKALANTCTYQDKLWCVPYYAGARVAIYNSAAFQQATGNAEFPKTEDELRAALDKVADKNKADRTYSSLYLPGPYWYAAMSYVSAYGGAIARFDSAGNWHGTLSDPKSQQGINHFVDLVRKYNKGDLAVNEQNQFESMARGHAAAFYGNGYEASSVTAPVTGDPSLKDAVKVATMPGPGGKPLPTFIGGSALAVTAKSPTAGPAADWVRMFTSTKSQQALADKDILPNNLTQLNPLKSKPATAAAANAVPDAWFTPLAPGWGAVEKQKILPDMLTAILKGKPVDQATKEADAAIDQLINKAG from the coding sequence ATGGCCACGGCCGGAATCATGGCGCTGGCGGTCGGACTGACGGCATGTTCGTCGGGCGGCTCCGCGTCGAGTGACGCCAAGAACGCCTCGACGGACCCGAAGGCCGCGACCGGCACCGTCACCGTCTGGCTGATGGACGACGCCCAGAAGAGCTGGCCGGACCTCGTCCAGCGGGTCAACGACGACTTCGCCGCCAAGTACCCCAACGTCACCCTGAAGCTCGCCTACCAGGGTTGGGCCGACAAGGTCACCAAGCTGGACAAGGCGCTCGCCGACGGCAGCGCCCCGGACGTCGTGGAGCTCGGCAACACCGAGACCATGAAGTACGTGCTCTCCGGCGCGCTGGCCCCGGTCGAGCGGAACACCTTCGACAACGCCGACTCCTGGATCAAGGCGCTCGCCAACACCTGCACCTACCAGGACAAGCTGTGGTGCGTGCCCTACTACGCGGGCGCCCGGGTCGCCATCTACAACTCGGCCGCCTTCCAGCAGGCCACCGGCAACGCCGAGTTCCCGAAGACCGAGGACGAGCTGCGCGCGGCCCTGGACAAGGTCGCCGACAAGAACAAGGCCGACCGCACCTACTCCTCGCTCTACCTGCCCGGCCCGTACTGGTACGCTGCGATGAGCTACGTCTCCGCGTACGGCGGCGCCATCGCCCGCTTCGACAGCGCCGGCAACTGGCACGGCACCCTGAGCGACCCCAAGTCCCAGCAGGGCATCAACCACTTCGTCGACCTGGTGCGCAAGTACAACAAGGGCGACCTCGCGGTGAACGAGCAGAACCAGTTCGAGTCGATGGCCCGCGGCCACGCGGCGGCCTTCTACGGCAACGGCTACGAGGCCTCCAGCGTCACCGCGCCGGTCACCGGCGACCCGAGCCTCAAGGACGCCGTCAAGGTGGCCACCATGCCCGGCCCGGGCGGCAAGCCGCTGCCGACCTTCATCGGCGGCTCGGCCCTCGCCGTCACCGCCAAGTCGCCGACCGCGGGGCCGGCCGCCGACTGGGTCCGGATGTTCACCAGCACCAAGTCCCAGCAGGCGCTCGCCGACAAGGACATCCTGCCGAACAACCTGACCCAGCTGAACCCGCTGAAGAGCAAGCCGGCCACCGCCGCCGCGGCCAACGCCGTGCCGGACGCCTGGTTCACCCCGCTGGCCCCCGGCTGGGGCGCCGTCGAGAAGCAGAAGATCCTGCCGGACATGCTGACCGCGATCCTCAAGGGCAAGCCGGTGGACCAGGCCACCAAGGAGGCCGACGCCGCCATCGACCAGCTGATCAACAAGGCCGGCTGA
- a CDS encoding SIS domain-containing protein: MSDTQTVPGRIMAAEMAEQPAVLQRILDEGAPKIFEIASQIAARNPRFVLLTARGTSDNAALYAKYLIEILLGKPAGLTSMSTTTAYGAKPDLTDVLVITVSQSGGSPDLVASTKAAREAGAITLAVTNNAGSPLAEVSEFHIDVLAGPEKALPATKTYTAELLALYLLIEGLRGGDGAAAKELPSLAAGVLARQGEVKALAERYRFAQRLVITSRGYGYPTAREAALKLMETTYIPASPFSGADLLHGPLAMVDNVSPVIAIVPDGKGGEALQPVLDRLRGRGADLVVVGQQAQVEAASGGFALPAGVPEEVQPILEILPLQLLAYEVTIARGQDPDAPRALAKVTETH; the protein is encoded by the coding sequence ATGTCCGACACGCAGACCGTCCCTGGCCGGATCATGGCGGCGGAGATGGCCGAGCAGCCGGCCGTCCTGCAGCGCATCCTCGACGAGGGCGCTCCCAAGATCTTCGAGATCGCGTCCCAGATCGCCGCCCGCAACCCGCGCTTCGTGCTGCTCACCGCACGCGGCACCTCGGACAACGCGGCGCTCTACGCGAAGTACCTGATCGAGATCCTGCTGGGCAAGCCGGCCGGTCTGACCTCCATGTCGACCACCACCGCGTACGGGGCCAAGCCCGACCTCACCGATGTGCTGGTGATCACCGTCAGCCAGTCGGGCGGCTCGCCGGACCTGGTCGCCTCCACCAAGGCGGCCCGTGAGGCCGGCGCCATCACCCTGGCGGTCACCAACAACGCCGGCTCGCCGCTGGCGGAGGTCTCCGAGTTCCACATCGACGTGCTGGCCGGGCCGGAGAAGGCGCTGCCCGCGACCAAGACGTACACCGCCGAGCTGCTGGCCCTCTACCTGCTCATCGAGGGCCTGCGCGGCGGCGACGGCGCGGCCGCCAAGGAGCTGCCGTCGCTGGCCGCCGGCGTGCTCGCCCGCCAGGGCGAGGTCAAGGCCCTGGCCGAGCGCTACCGCTTCGCCCAGCGCCTGGTCATCACCTCGCGCGGCTACGGCTACCCGACCGCCCGCGAGGCGGCCCTGAAGCTCATGGAGACCACCTACATCCCGGCCTCCCCGTTCTCCGGCGCCGACCTGCTGCACGGCCCGCTGGCCATGGTGGACAACGTCTCGCCGGTCATCGCGATCGTGCCGGACGGCAAGGGCGGAGAGGCCCTGCAGCCGGTCCTGGACCGCCTGCGCGGCCGTGGCGCGGACCTCGTCGTGGTCGGCCAGCAGGCGCAGGTGGAGGCGGCCTCCGGCGGCTTCGCGCTGCCGGCCGGCGTCCCCGAGGAGGTCCAGCCGATCCTGGAGATCCTGCCGCTGCAGCTGCTGGCCTACGAGGTCACCATCGCCCGCGGCCAGGACCCGGACGCCCCGCGTGCGCTCGCCAAGGTCACCGAGACCCACTGA
- a CDS encoding sensor histidine kinase: MPSLNELVRRHTTLTGADVEWLHMLVSEWQLLSDLSFADLVLWIPTWDGIRYVSVAQMRPNTGPTSYQDDMVGHLVPRGRRPLLDAAFDEGRIVREGDPEWREEVPVRVESIPVRREGKVLGVIARNTNLLTVRTPSRLELTYLQSASDLAQMIAAGTFPYPGVEQTDMDAAPRVGDGLIRLDADGIVTYASPNALSAYHRLGLTTDLVGSHLGRATAELVPPSRAAVHEALVKLASGWAPRQTEVEVQGGVVTLRAIPLKPKGTLTGSLVLCRDVTELRRRDRELMTKDATIREIHHRVKNNLQTVAALLRLQSRRMESEAGRAALDEAVRRVGSIAIVHETLSQALDEQVAFDEIADRVLAMVMELSQDGRVATRRSGSFGILSAEVATPLAMVLTELLQNALEHAFGPSASGNLEVSALRGRAPATGMGWSDSWNGGARPEEYLLITVQDDGRGMPEGFDPQQAGNLGLQIVRTLATGELGGTFDMVAGPNGGTKVVLEIPVR, from the coding sequence GTGCCCTCGCTGAACGAACTCGTCCGCCGCCACACCACCCTGACCGGTGCCGATGTGGAGTGGCTCCACATGCTGGTCTCGGAGTGGCAGCTGCTCTCCGACCTCTCCTTCGCCGACCTCGTGCTGTGGATCCCCACCTGGGACGGCATCCGGTACGTCTCGGTGGCCCAGATGCGGCCCAACACCGGGCCCACCTCGTACCAGGACGACATGGTCGGCCACCTCGTCCCGCGCGGCCGCCGCCCGCTGCTGGACGCCGCCTTCGACGAGGGCCGGATCGTGCGCGAGGGGGACCCGGAGTGGCGCGAGGAGGTGCCGGTCCGGGTCGAGTCCATCCCGGTGCGCCGCGAGGGCAAGGTGCTCGGCGTGATCGCCCGCAACACCAACCTGCTGACCGTCCGCACCCCCAGCCGGCTGGAGCTCACCTACCTGCAGAGCGCCTCCGACCTCGCCCAGATGATCGCGGCCGGCACCTTCCCCTACCCCGGGGTCGAGCAGACCGACATGGACGCCGCGCCGCGGGTCGGCGACGGGCTGATCCGCCTCGACGCGGACGGCATCGTCACCTACGCCAGCCCCAACGCGCTCTCCGCCTACCACCGGCTCGGCCTCACCACCGACCTGGTCGGCAGCCACCTGGGCCGTGCCACCGCCGAACTGGTGCCGCCGTCCCGGGCGGCCGTGCACGAGGCGCTGGTCAAGCTGGCGAGCGGCTGGGCGCCCCGGCAGACCGAGGTGGAGGTCCAGGGCGGGGTGGTGACCCTGCGGGCCATCCCGCTCAAGCCCAAGGGCACCCTGACCGGCTCGCTGGTGCTCTGCCGGGACGTCACCGAACTGCGCCGCCGCGACCGCGAACTGATGACCAAGGACGCGACCATCCGGGAGATCCACCACCGGGTGAAGAACAACCTGCAGACCGTCGCCGCGCTGCTGCGCCTGCAGTCCCGCCGGATGGAGTCGGAGGCCGGCCGCGCCGCGCTGGACGAGGCGGTCCGCCGGGTCGGCTCGATCGCGATCGTGCACGAGACGCTCTCCCAGGCGCTGGACGAGCAGGTGGCCTTCGACGAGATCGCCGACCGGGTGCTGGCCATGGTGATGGAGCTCTCCCAGGACGGCCGGGTGGCGACCCGCCGCAGCGGCAGCTTCGGCATCCTCTCCGCCGAGGTGGCGACCCCGCTGGCGATGGTGCTGACCGAGCTGCTGCAGAACGCGCTGGAGCACGCCTTCGGTCCGTCGGCCTCCGGAAACCTGGAGGTCAGCGCGCTGCGCGGGCGGGCGCCGGCCACCGGCATGGGCTGGTCGGACAGTTGGAACGGCGGGGCGCGCCCGGAGGAGTACCTGCTGATCACCGTGCAGGACGACGGGCGGGGTATGCCGGAGGGGTTCGACCCGCAGCAGGCGGGCAATCTCGGGCTGCAGATCGTCCGGACCCTGGCCACCGGTGAGCTGGGCGGCACCTTCGACATGGTGGCCGGCCCGAACGGCGGTACCAAGGTGGTCCTGGAGATCCCGGTCCGCTGA
- a CDS encoding diacylglycerol/lipid kinase family protein, whose protein sequence is MRALLVVNPKATTTSGRTRDVLIHALRSDLKLEVAQTEYRGHARDLAREAVDDGAVDLVVALGGDGTVNEVVNGLLAHGPGEKVPRLAVVPGGSTNVFARALGLPNDPVEATGALLDALEHRRERPIGLGKAMTEGLPDRWFTFTAGLGFDAGVVGRVEEQRRAGRKSTHALYVTQALRHFVTQREQRRSGPVTLELAGREPVPGLALTIVSNTSPWTFLGSRPVYPSPLASFDADLDVFGITRMTAFGTARTVRQILRSHGSSSTDTPPPGPSGKHVVSYHDVRHFTLVSEEPAPFQVDGDHLGSRSRVSFTGVRRALRVIV, encoded by the coding sequence ATGCGCGCTCTCCTGGTCGTCAATCCGAAAGCGACCACCACCAGTGGCCGCACCAGGGATGTCCTGATCCACGCCCTGCGCAGCGACCTCAAACTGGAGGTCGCGCAGACCGAGTACCGCGGTCACGCGCGCGACCTGGCCCGCGAGGCGGTGGACGACGGCGCGGTGGACCTGGTGGTGGCGCTGGGCGGCGACGGCACCGTCAACGAGGTGGTCAACGGGCTGCTCGCGCACGGCCCGGGCGAGAAGGTCCCCCGGCTGGCCGTGGTGCCCGGCGGCTCGACCAACGTGTTCGCCCGCGCCCTGGGCCTGCCCAACGACCCGGTGGAGGCGACCGGCGCGCTGCTGGACGCCCTGGAGCACCGGCGGGAGCGGCCGATCGGGCTGGGCAAGGCGATGACCGAGGGCCTGCCCGACCGCTGGTTCACCTTCACCGCCGGTCTCGGCTTCGACGCCGGTGTGGTCGGCCGGGTGGAGGAGCAGCGCCGCGCGGGGCGCAAGTCCACGCACGCGCTCTACGTCACCCAGGCGCTCCGGCACTTCGTCACCCAGCGTGAGCAGCGCAGATCGGGCCCCGTCACCCTGGAACTGGCGGGCCGCGAACCGGTTCCCGGCCTGGCGCTGACGATAGTCAGCAACACCTCGCCGTGGACGTTCCTGGGCAGCCGGCCGGTCTACCCCTCACCCCTCGCCTCCTTCGACGCGGATCTCGACGTCTTCGGCATCACCCGGATGACGGCGTTCGGCACTGCTCGAACGGTCCGTCAGATCCTGCGGTCGCACGGGTCTTCGAGCACGGACACCCCGCCGCCCGGCCCCTCCGGGAAGCACGTCGTCTCCTATCACGACGTCCGGCACTTCACCTTGGTTTCAGAGGAACCGGCCCCGTTCCAGGTCGACGGGGACCACCTTGGATCCAGGAGTCGCGTCAGTTTCACAGGCGTACGGCGGGCACTGCGTGTGATTGTGTGA